From one Deinococcus sp. NW-56 genomic stretch:
- a CDS encoding DEAD/DEAH box helicase produces the protein MRKAGLPQLATRAIVALPLITREAWDERFGHLLSDVPLLFADQLTPARLRAALVQTPPVRYGEALDAAAWLALRSALGTSGNVPKREIRVPSPVPTSSPRKADLIARTARHLHAFDLQQELIAKTIPPGPQRIRGIAGSGKTVLLAQKAANMHLKHPDWNIALVFFSRSLYDQIRGQVDHWLRQATNGEQSLRTAQHKLRILHAWGSKDQPGFYRTLADQVSVTPLTVDRTPQGSPTAKLLFACRALLLDAQLTGRSLQVFDAVLIDEGQDLVHEQVQLTFEEKQAFYWMAYQSLRPVARDALFDTGEPEARRLIWAYDEAQSLDTLTIPNTRALFGNAGAQVFGAGVAYKGGIKKSEVMNRCYRTPGPVLLAAHALGMGLLREEGMLAGLTNKADWKAIGYEVEGQFRGGSEVTLTRLPENSPNPLPQFTDEPLVTFGNYRDRQAELNALVSHIQQDLSEHGLQPSRQILVVVPGLDWAPYTLQREVFQALRAAGISVYLPGNKDVNVPKQKWPHTDPNGFWRDGAVTVSPVMQAKGNEADVVYVVGLDQVAVREDHIPLRNQLFVGVSRSRGWVRLSGAGMAGPLADEIRRVLAAGDTLRFTYRPPRRMLDAVE, from the coding sequence GTGCGCAAAGCCGGACTGCCCCAGCTCGCCACCCGCGCCATCGTCGCCCTGCCACTGATCACCCGGGAAGCCTGGGACGAGCGCTTCGGGCACCTCCTGTCGGACGTGCCGCTGTTGTTCGCCGACCAACTGACCCCCGCGAGGCTGCGGGCCGCCCTGGTGCAGACCCCTCCGGTGCGCTACGGCGAAGCGCTGGACGCCGCCGCCTGGCTGGCCTTACGCAGTGCCCTGGGCACCAGTGGGAACGTGCCCAAGCGGGAGATCCGGGTGCCCTCCCCTGTGCCCACCTCGTCCCCACGCAAGGCGGACCTGATTGCCCGCACCGCCCGGCACCTGCATGCGTTCGACCTGCAACAAGAACTGATCGCCAAGACCATCCCCCCAGGGCCACAGCGCATCCGGGGCATCGCAGGCAGCGGCAAGACGGTGCTTCTGGCGCAGAAGGCGGCCAACATGCACCTCAAGCATCCGGACTGGAACATCGCGTTGGTCTTCTTCTCGCGCAGCCTCTACGACCAGATCCGGGGGCAGGTCGACCACTGGTTGCGGCAGGCCACCAACGGGGAGCAGAGCCTGCGAACCGCGCAGCACAAGCTCCGCATCCTCCACGCCTGGGGCAGCAAGGACCAGCCGGGCTTCTACCGCACGCTGGCCGACCAGGTGAGCGTCACGCCCCTGACCGTCGACCGCACGCCGCAGGGGTCACCGACCGCGAAGCTCCTCTTCGCCTGCCGCGCCCTGCTGCTCGACGCGCAGCTCACCGGACGCAGCCTGCAGGTGTTCGACGCGGTGCTGATCGATGAAGGGCAGGACCTCGTGCACGAGCAAGTGCAACTCACCTTCGAGGAGAAGCAGGCCTTCTACTGGATGGCGTATCAGAGCCTGCGGCCTGTGGCCAGAGACGCCCTGTTCGATACCGGGGAGCCGGAGGCCCGCCGCCTCATCTGGGCGTATGACGAGGCGCAGAGTCTGGACACGCTGACCATTCCCAACACCCGGGCGCTGTTCGGGAACGCCGGGGCGCAGGTGTTCGGAGCAGGAGTCGCCTACAAGGGCGGCATCAAGAAGAGCGAAGTCATGAATCGCTGCTACCGGACGCCGGGTCCGGTGCTGCTCGCCGCCCACGCGCTGGGGATGGGCCTCTTGCGAGAGGAGGGCATGCTCGCGGGGCTGACCAACAAGGCGGACTGGAAGGCGATCGGTTACGAGGTCGAAGGGCAGTTCCGGGGCGGCAGTGAGGTGACTCTGACCCGGCTTCCGGAGAACTCGCCCAACCCCCTGCCGCAGTTCACGGACGAGCCGCTGGTGACCTTCGGGAACTACCGTGACCGGCAAGCGGAGCTGAACGCGCTGGTGAGCCATATCCAGCAGGACCTGTCCGAGCACGGCCTGCAGCCCAGCCGCCAGATTCTGGTCGTGGTCCCTGGCCTGGACTGGGCGCCCTACACCCTGCAACGCGAGGTCTTCCAGGCGCTGCGGGCGGCCGGGATCAGCGTGTACCTCCCCGGCAACAAGGACGTGAACGTGCCCAAGCAGAAGTGGCCGCACACGGATCCCAACGGGTTCTGGCGGGACGGGGCGGTGACGGTCTCCCCCGTGATGCAGGCCAAGGGGAACGAAGCGGACGTGGTGTACGTGGTGGGACTCGATCAGGTGGCCGTGCGGGAGGACCACATCCCACTGCGCAACCAGCTGTTCGTGGGCGTCAGCCGCAGCCGGGGTTGGGTGAGACTGAGTGGGGCGGGGATGGCGGGGCCGCTGGCCGACGAGATTCGCCGGGTTCTGGCCGCCGGGGACACGCTGCGCTTCACCTACCGCCCGCCCCGGCGCATGCTCGACGCCGTGGAGTAA